The segment GAGCGAAGGAAAGCAACGCGCCGGATCCACGCGAGATCCGCCTTCTTTGGCATAGGGGCGTCGCCAAATCGACACCCTCACAATATGCGCTCACCGCCCGCGTCGACGTCGGGAACAAGATCTTGATTGTCGTCTGCGCTCAACCGCTCTTATGCCGAACTCGAAGGATACGGACCTTCGTCTCGCCGCGCGGGATTGCATAAGCTGGCTGCAGCGTCCATCGGCATCACCGGTTCGGCTTCGAGACGTTCCGGAAACCCGCCGAGGCCGGCGCGCCGGCGATGCGCTCGTGGCCATCGAAGCGCGTCCCGACATGGCGCGGGCGTAACGACCGGCTTGCGAGGAAGGGGATCATGTCAGACCTTGCGCTGTTACAGAAGAAGGTCCGCAAGCTGCAGTCGCGCGCGGGAGCCGCCAAGATGGAATTGCACGACCTTGCCGAGGACCTTCCGGTCAACTGGACCGAGATCGAGGCGGTCGCCTGGAAAGCCTTCGAGGTTTTTGCCGAGTTGGATGCGGCAAAGGAAGAACTCGCAGCGTTGGAGAATTCACAATGACGGGCGCTTTCGTCACCCGCGACGGCTCTCCCTGGACGCCGCACTATCTGACGGCGATCGATGGCGCGACCTGCATCGGCTGCGGCCGCTGCTTCAAGGTCTGCTCGCGCGAGGTCATGCACCTTCATGGCGTCGATGACGCAGGCGAAATCCTCGGCATCTGCGCGGGCGAGGACGACGACTTCGACGGCGAGCTCAACCGCATGGTCATGATCGTCGACCATGCCGGCCGCTGCATCGGCTGCGGCGCCTGCGGCCGCGTCTGCCCGAAGAACTGCCAGACCCACCTTGCGGCCGACCAGCTTGCTGCATGAGCTGGGAACAAGACCAGCAGAACGGCGCCACATTCGCCCATCACCGTGGCTGTTTCAGCACCAGCCAATGGCCGCCGACAGACCAGGCGGCGGCGTTCGACCGGCATGTGCTTGCCTGTGTTTTCTACCTCGCGTTCGAGGAGGTCGAGGCCGGCAAGGCGACCGCGACCGAAGCAACCGGCCTTTCGCGTGCCGACCTGCGAGATGTCATGACACGCTATTTCCCGGCTGTTCCCGTCAACGCCTTCGCGCTGGAAAAGCTGACCGATCCCGAGCCGGATATGGAGGAAGGGCTTCTGCGCGGCTTGCTTATTGGGCATGCCAGGCCAGGCGATCCGGCGAGCACCCTCTTCGCCAAGATCATCGCCAGGCGCAGTTTGCGCAATGACCATCTGTGGCAGGACCTTGGCCTTTTCAATCGGGCCGAACTCAGCCGCTTAATGGCCAGGCATTTCCCGGCGCTGGCGGCCGGCAACACCAAAAACATGAAATGGAAGAAGTATTTCTATCGTAAGCTCTGCGAGGCTGAAGGCTTTTCGCTATGCACCGCGCCCAGTTGTCAGGAATGCGGCGATTTCGAAAGCTGTTTTGGCCCGGAGGAAGGCGAAAGCCACTTGGCACGGATCAAGAACGGGCTCGCTTAAGAGCCGCTTTCGTCGCCGCCGCCGACCGGGCTTGATTGGCATCGAAGACGCACGCGCTTTTCCCGGCGACGTCGCGCGGAGGACGGGATGTTCAGCGCCTCACGATATTTCGCAACGGTGCGGCGAGCAATGTCGATCCCGGTTTCCTTGAGCCGGGTGGCAATGTCGTCGTCTGAAAGCACTTCGTTGGGCGATTCCACGGCAACCATCGCCTTGATTTGATGGCGAACAGCTTCGGCGGAGTACGCGTCGCCGCCTTCGGAGGAGCCGATCGCGACAGTGAAAAAATACTTCAGTTCGAACACGCCGCGCGGGGTCAGCATGTACTTGTTCGACGTTACCCGGCTTACCGTCGACTGGTGCACGTTGATCGCATCCGCGACAGTTCTGAGATTGAGAGGCCGCAGGTGGGCGACCCCATGTTCAAAAAAGGCGTCCTGCTGGCGGATGATTTCAGCCGCTACCTTGAGGATCGTCTTGGCGCGCTGATCAAGGCTGCGGATTAGCCAGTTCGCGTTTTGGAGGCATTCGTTGAGAAATGACTGATCTTTCGAATTTTGAGCGCTTAGGCGGGAGACCTGGGCAAAATAGTTTTGGTTCATCAGCAGCCTAGGCAGCGTGTCTGGATTGAGTTCGATTTGCCACCCACCTCCGGGAGAGGGCTGGACCAAGACGTCGGGAATGATCGATTCAGGCCCTCCGGATTGGAATCGGTTTCCGGGCTTGGGATCGAGCGCGCGGATTTCGTGCAACATTTCGAGAAGGTCGTCTTCATCGACACCGCAATGGCGCTTCAATGTTTGAAAATCGCGTCGCGCCAGCGCTTCAAGATTGGCGACCAGCGCTGCCATTGCCGGGTCGAACCTGTCTAGCTGCCGCAATTGTATCTCAAGGCATTCGCTGAGAGTTCGCGCAAAAATACCCGGTGGATCGAACTGCTGCAAGGTTCCGAGAACCCGTTCCACAACAGCCTCCCGGACATTCAGGCTGCGGGCCAGTTCCGAAAGGTTCACCGGAAGGTATCCGGTGTCTTCCAGATGACCGGCAAGCTCGCCAGCTATTCGCCGCTCCAGCGGCGCGAATGCGCTGAGAGCGATCTGACGAGCGACATGGTCGTGCAATGTTTCGATGGACGTCCAGGAATCTTCGAACGCATGGTTTCCCCCCGGTTGGACATTGTTTTTGCCGCGGATTGATTTCCACTGCGAGGCCCGATCCGATATTCCGCCCGTGGTCGGCCCGATGCGCGGGTTCCCGGCCGAAATCGACGGAATGTCCTTCGGCGCCCGGTTTGAGGCCCGTTCCAGAAAGGGGTTCTTCTCGATTTCCTGCTCGACGAACTGATGCAGTTCGGGATGCGCCAGTTGCAACAGGCGAATGGATTCCATCATTTGCGGCGTCAAAACCAACGATTGCTTCTGACGCTGAAGCAGGCTTGCTGAGGACTCCATGGCTAGCGTGAAACTCCTACCGAGCGACCCTTCGCCTTGTGCAAGGGGATTTTCGAGACGTTGACTCGTCTAGATCATGCAGCCGTCACGGCTTTGGCGGCTCTCAACGTTTCAAGGACGTTCTGCGGCGACGATACGCCATAGGGATCGGCCTCGCAGTTGTCGCAGAAACCGTCCTCCTCGAAGCACTGCTCCACTACGCCATTGTTGATCACGGCAGCGTAGCGCCAGGAGCGCATGCCGAAGCCGAGATTGTCCTTGGCAACCAGCATGCCCATCTTGCGGGTGAACTCGCCCGAGCCGTCTGGGATGAGCTGGACTTTCTGCAGCCCCAGGGCCTTGCCCCAGGCATTCATGACGAAGGCATCGTTGACGGAAACGCAGTAGATCGCGTCAATTCCCTCCTTCTCGAACTCGTCGTAGAGCATTTCGAAATCGGGCAACTGCAAGGTCGAGCAGGTCGGGGTGAAGGCACCGGGCAGCGAGAACAGGATGATGCGCTTGCCGCGGAAATAGTCGTCGGATGTCTTGTCTTCCCAGCGGTACGGGTTTGGCCCCTCGATGGAGTCATCGCGAACACGCGTGCGAAAGGTGACGAAAGGAACCTTTTTTTTGACGGTCATCAATGTGCTCCTGGAGGAAAACTGGTGCGCTGCTTTTTCGGTTGAAACTGACACGGCATCGACCTCGGCCGGCAATTCGGCCGGGCGCCGCGCGTTTTGTGTCGGCCTTGGATCAGCCATGGCAAAACCGCTCGCAAGCACGGGCGTCTGAAGAAACGAGCTCTCGATTTGCCGCGGCAACGAGAACGGTACGCGCTTGTACGGGGCGTCGCGATGTCAGCAATGGTCTTACTCCTGGCCACCTTGTGATGGGTTCTGCCGAGTA is part of the Mesorhizobium sp. L-2-11 genome and harbors:
- a CDS encoding peroxiredoxin, which encodes MTVKKKVPFVTFRTRVRDDSIEGPNPYRWEDKTSDDYFRGKRIILFSLPGAFTPTCSTLQLPDFEMLYDEFEKEGIDAIYCVSVNDAFVMNAWGKALGLQKVQLIPDGSGEFTRKMGMLVAKDNLGFGMRSWRYAAVINNGVVEQCFEEDGFCDNCEADPYGVSSPQNVLETLRAAKAVTAA
- the fdxB gene encoding ferredoxin III, nif-specific; amino-acid sequence: MTGAFVTRDGSPWTPHYLTAIDGATCIGCGRCFKVCSREVMHLHGVDDAGEILGICAGEDDDFDGELNRMVMIVDHAGRCIGCGACGRVCPKNCQTHLAADQLAA
- a CDS encoding nitrogen fixation protein NifQ, yielding MSWEQDQQNGATFAHHRGCFSTSQWPPTDQAAAFDRHVLACVFYLAFEEVEAGKATATEATGLSRADLRDVMTRYFPAVPVNAFALEKLTDPEPDMEEGLLRGLLIGHARPGDPASTLFAKIIARRSLRNDHLWQDLGLFNRAELSRLMARHFPALAAGNTKNMKWKKYFYRKLCEAEGFSLCTAPSCQECGDFESCFGPEEGESHLARIKNGLA
- the rpoN gene encoding RNA polymerase factor sigma-54: MESSASLLQRQKQSLVLTPQMMESIRLLQLAHPELHQFVEQEIEKNPFLERASNRAPKDIPSISAGNPRIGPTTGGISDRASQWKSIRGKNNVQPGGNHAFEDSWTSIETLHDHVARQIALSAFAPLERRIAGELAGHLEDTGYLPVNLSELARSLNVREAVVERVLGTLQQFDPPGIFARTLSECLEIQLRQLDRFDPAMAALVANLEALARRDFQTLKRHCGVDEDDLLEMLHEIRALDPKPGNRFQSGGPESIIPDVLVQPSPGGGWQIELNPDTLPRLLMNQNYFAQVSRLSAQNSKDQSFLNECLQNANWLIRSLDQRAKTILKVAAEIIRQQDAFFEHGVAHLRPLNLRTVADAINVHQSTVSRVTSNKYMLTPRGVFELKYFFTVAIGSSEGGDAYSAEAVRHQIKAMVAVESPNEVLSDDDIATRLKETGIDIARRTVAKYREALNIPSSARRRREKRVRLRCQSSPVGGGDESGS
- a CDS encoding CCE_0567 family metalloprotein, which translates into the protein MSDLALLQKKVRKLQSRAGAAKMELHDLAEDLPVNWTEIEAVAWKAFEVFAELDAAKEELAALENSQ